The genomic DNA GAACTCCCAGATCAGCCCGCCGCCCGCGTGCGCCTCGTCCATCACCGACGTGAACGCGTCCAGGAACCGCTCCACCTCCGCCTCCCCGATCACCAGCGGCGGCAGCAGCTTGATGACCTCCTGCCGGTCGCCGGAGACCTGGGTGAGGATGCGGTGGCGCTGCAGCAGCGGCACGACGATCAACTGCGCGAACAGCCCCTTGCGGGCGGCCTGGAGCAGCGTCCAGCGCCCGCGCAGCTTCAGCGACGCCGGCTTGCCGAACTCGATGCCGACCATCAGCCCGCGCCCGCGCACGTCGTGCAGCAGCTCGTACCGGTCGATCAGCCCGGCGAGCCTGGTGCGCAGCAGGTCGCCGGTGTGCCGGGCGTTCTCGACGAGCCGCTCGTCCTCCAGCACGTGCAGGGTGGCGAGCCCCGCGGCCATGGCGGGCGCATTGGTGCCGAAGCTCGCCGAGTGCACCAGCACGCGGTCCATGGACGAGTAGACCTTCTTGAAGATCCACTCCCGCCCCAGGGTGGCGCCCACGGGCACGTACCCGCCGGACAGCGCCTTCGCCAGGCAGACGAGGTCCGGCTCGACGCCCTCCTCGTGGTCGTAAGCGAAGAACTCCCCGGTGCGCCCCATGCCCGTCTGCACCTCGTCCGCGACGAGCAGCCCGCCGTGCTTGTGCAGCAACTCCCGCGCCGCGCGCAGGTACCCGGGCGGCGGCGCGTGCACGCCCTTGCCCTGGATCGGCTCGACCACGAGCGCCGCGACGTCCCCGGCGCGCAGCTCCCGCGCCAGCGCGTCCAGGTCGCCCAGCGGGACCGAAGTGTCCGGCAGCAGCGGCGCGAAGCCGTCGCGGAACGCGTCGACGCCGTTGACGGACAGCGAGCCGGTGGTCAGCCCGTGGAACGCCTGGTCGCAGTAGAGGACGCGCGGCTTGCCGGTCGCGTAGCGGGCGAACTTCAGCGCGGTCTCGACGGCTTCCGTGCCGCTGTTGGAGAAGAACACCCGGTCCAGGTGCGGCGCGTAGGCAAGCAGCTTCTCCGCCAGCAGCCCGGGCAGCGGCTGGCAGTCGAAGCGGGTGAGGTCGGCGAGGTCCAGGTCGAGCACGTCGTGCAGGGTTTTGCGGATCACCGGGTGGTTGCGGCCGAGGCCCATGACGCCGAAGCCGGCGAGGAGGTCGAGGTAGTCCCGGCCCTCCTCGTCGTAGAAGTACGCGCCCTGACCGCGCACGTACGTCCTGTCGAAGCCCAGCGTGTGCAGCATCCGCGGCAGTTGGTGGTTGAGGTACCGGGCGTGCAGGTCGTAGCGCTCTCCCCCGCGCTCGGCCAGCAGCGCCCCGATGTCGAAGCTCATCGGGTGCTTTCTTCCCTCTCCCTGGTACGGGCCGGCTTCCGGGCCCGGGCGGCGGGCACCCCGCCGACGGCGGCGGCGATCAGGGCCGGGGTCAGCCCGGCCCCGGCCAGGACCTCGGCCCGGGTGCCATGCGGCAGGAACTCCTCCGGCAGGCCGAACGTGCGCAAGCGTACGTCGACTTCGGCGTCCCGCAGCGCCCGCCCGACGGCCGCGCCCACGCCCGAGGCGACGCAGTTGTCCTCCACCACGGCGACGGTGGAGAACCGGTCGGCCAGCGGCGGCAGGTGCCCGTCGACGGGCTTGACCCAGCGCGGGTCCACGACCGTGCAGCCCAGCCCCCGCGCGGCGAGCAGGTCCGCGGTCTCCAGGCAGACGGACGCCATGGCGCCGACGCCGACGAGGAGCACGTCCTCGCGCTCGTCGCGGCGCAGCACGTCCATGCCGCCGATGCGCGCGATCGCGGGTATCGGCTCGGACACCGTGCCCCGGGGGAAGCGCACGACGGTGGGCGCGTCGCCGACGGCGACGGCCTCGCCCAACTGGGCGCGCAGTTGGTCGGCGTCGCGCGGCGCGGCGATCCGCAGCCCCGGCACGACCTGGAGGATCGACATGTCCCACATGCCGTGGTGCGAGGCGCCGTCAGGACCGGTCACACCGGCCCGGTCGAGGACGAACGTCACCCCGCAGCGGTGCAGCGCGACGTCCATCAGCACCTGGTCGAACGCCCGGTTGAGGAACGTGGCGTAGACGGCGACGACGGGGTGCAGTCCGCCGGTGGCCAGTCCTGCGGCGGAGACCGCGGCGTGCTGCTCGGCGATGCCGACGTCCCACACCCGCTCCGGGTACGCCGCCGCGAACGCGGCGAGCCCGGTGGGGTGGAGCATGGCGGCGGTGATCGCCACCACGTCCTCGCGCTCGGCGCCGATCCGTACCAGTTCGTCGGAGAAGACCGAGGTCCACGACGGCGCGGCGGCCGGGGCGACCGGCTCGCAGGTGAACGGGTCCATGACGCCGACCGTGTGGAAGTGGTCGGCCTCGTCCTCCAGCGCGGGCTGGTAGCCGCGGCCCTTCTCGGTCAGGCAGTGCACGAGGACCGGGCCGTGGAACCGCTTGGCGCGGCGCAGCGCGGACTCGACGGCGGCGATGTCGTGCCCGTCGACGGGGCCGACGTACTTCAGCCCCAGGTCCTCGAACATGCCCTGCGGCGCGAAGGCGTCCTTGAAGCCCTTCTTCGCGCCGTGCAGCGAGTCGTACAGCGGCCTGCCCACCACCGGTGTGCGGTCGAGCAGTTCCTTGCCCCAGGACAGGAAGCGCTCGTAGCCGTCGGTGGTGCGCAGGGTCGCCAGATGGTCGGCGAGGCCGCCGATGGTCGGCGAGTAGGAGCGCTCGTTGTCGTTGACGACGATGACCAGCGGCCGGTCCCGGGCGGCGGCGATGTTGTTCAGCGCCTCCCAGGCCATGCCGCCGGTCAGCGCGCCGTCGCCGATGACCGCGACGACGTGCTCGCTCCCACCCCGTACCTCGTTCGCCTTCGCCAGGCCGTCGGCCCACCCGAGGACCGTCGAGGCGTGGCTGTTCTCGATCACGTCGTGGTCGGACTCACCCCGCGACGGATAGCCGGACAGGCCGCCCTTGCCGCGCAGCCCGGCGAAGTCCTGGCGGCCGGTGAGCAGTTTGTGGACGTACGACTGGTGGCCGGTGTCCCACAGGATGCGGTCGGCCGGCGAGTCGAAGACCCGGTGCAGCGCGAGCGTCAGCTCGACGACGCCGAGGTTCGGCCCGAGGTGGCCGCCGGTGCGGGCGACGGCGTGGACGAGGAACTCGCGGATCTCCCCCGCCAGTTCGTCCAGCCGCTCCGGCGGCAGCGCCTTCAGGTCGCTGGGGCCGCCGATGCTCTCCAGGAGCGGCATCTCATTCCCCTCCCGTTCGCGCTCCCCCTCGGCTGCGGTTGCCGCCGACGGTCTCCCGCGCGGCGCGCAGCGACTCCTTCAGCGAGGCGGTCGTGGCGAGGATCGAGGTGGGCTCGTAGCCGCAGTGGGCCATGCAGTTGGCACACCGGTCGTCCCGGCCGCGGCCGTACTTGTCCCAGTCGGTGTCCTCGACCAGCTCCCGGTACGTCGGCACGTACCCGTCGCTCATCAGGTAGCAGGGGCGCTGCCAGCCGAAGAGCGAGTAGTTGGGGATCGCCCAGGCCGTGCACGGGAAGTCGACCTTGCCCTCCAGGAAGTCGAGGAAGAGCGGGCTGTGGTTGAGCCGCCAGCGCTTGCGGTTGCCGTCGGCGAACGCCTTCTTGAACAGCTCGCGGGTCTGCTCGACGCCGAGGAAGTGCTCCTGGTCGGGCGCCTTCTCGTAGGCGTACGCGGGCGAGATCATCATCTCGTCCACCTGGAGGTCGTCGTTGAGGTAGTCGAGGACCTCGACGACGGTCTGCGGGGTGTCGGTGTTGAAGAACGTGGAGTTCGTCGTGACCCGGAACCCGCGCCGCTTCGCCTCCTTCATCGCCGCCACGGCCTCGTCGAAGACGCCTTCCTTCGCGACCGACTCGTCGTGCCGTTCGCGCAGCCCGTCGATGTGCACGGCGAAGGCGAAGTAGGGCGAGGGCTCGAACTTGTCGAGCTTCTTCCGCAGCAGCATGGCGTTGGTGCAGAGGAAGACGAACTTCTTGCGGGCCACGAGCTGCCGCACGATCTCGTCGATCTGCGGGTGCATCAGCGGCTCGCCGCCCGCGATCGAGACCATCGGCGCGCCCGACTCCAGCACGGCGCCGACCGCCTGGGCGACCGGCATACGCTGCTTGAGCACGCCCGCGGGATGCTGGATCTTCCCGCAGCCCTCGCACTTGAGGTTGCAGGCGAAGAGTGGTTCCAGCTCCACGATCAACGGGAACTTCTCCCGTCGCTTGATCGTCCGCTGTGAGAAGAGATAACCGGCAACCTTGAGCGACTGGCGCAGTGGCATGGCCATCAGGTTCGCCTCCTGGGGATCATCACATGACGGTGCCATTCGAAAAATGCAGGAAGAACTGAGCTGAGCACGCGGTACGCGGCGATACCACCGCGCAGCGTTCCGAAACGGACGAGTTCATGCTCGGGCGCGTCCACGACCACCCGGACGGCGGCCACCGGCCGGGTCCCGGAGGTCGCCGCGGCCGTGCGCAGCGTGGCGGCCGACTCCATGTCGACCGCGACCGCGCCGCGCTCGCGCAGCGCGGTGCGGCCGGCCGCACCGCGTACGACGTGGTCCGTGCCGAGCAGCAGCCCGGTGTGCACCCGGGCGTCGAGGAGGGCGAGGGCGTCGAGCAGCGGCCCGTTGTCCGGGCAGCCGGTGGTCTCGGCAGCCTCGCCGTCGGGCCGTACGGCGTCGGCGACGACGACGTCGCCGGGGCGCATATCGGGCAGCAGCCCGGCGCAGAAGCCGGCGGCGATCACCGGCGCCTCCCGGTACGGCTCCTCCGCGAGCCGGCGGGCCACGGCCCGCGCGGCCCGCTCGGGACCCATGCCGGTGCGCAGTACGTCGACCGGACCCGCGTCGCCGGCCGCGCCCTCGGCGCGGCCGGTGCCCGAGGCCAGCGCCCGGCGCTCGATACCGAGGGCGCAGACGACGAGCAGCGGCGCGGGTGCGTCGGGCATCAGACCTCCCGGCCGTCACCGGCGGCCGGCGTCAGGCCGGCTGTCGCGGACAGATAGCGGCCGAGCGCGGTGAGCGGGAAGACCATCCGGTACAGGTGGTAGTTGATGGAGAAGTCCCACGGGAAGCCGGTGCCGGTGAACTGCGGCTCGTCCCAGGACCCGTCGGGCAGTTGGGTACGGGCCAGCCAGGCGACCCCGCGCTCGACGGCCGCGCTGTCGTGCTCGCCCGCGGCCAGCAGCGCGAGCAGCGCCCAGCCGGTCTGCGAGGCGGTGGAGTCGCCGCGGGCGATCCACTTCGGCTCCGGGTACGAACGCAGGTCCTCGCCCCAGCCGCCGTCCTCGTTCTGCACGCTCTCCAGCCACGAGATGGCCCGCCGGATCGCCGGGTGCGAGGTGGGCAGCCCGGCGGCGACCAGCGCGGGCACCGCGGAGCCCGTGCCGTACACGTAGTTGACGCCCCAGCGGCCGAACCAGCCGCCGGCCGCCTCCTGCTCGGCGAGCAGCCAGGCGACGCCGCGGCGGGCGTGCGGGTCGTCGCCGAGCTTCTCGCCGGCGAGCATCTCCACGACGTGCGCCGTGACGTCGGCCGACGGGGGGTCGATGACCTCGCCGAAGTCGCAGAACGGCAGCTTGTTGGGGAGCGCCGAGGTGTTGTCCGCGTCGAACGCGCCCCAGGCGCCGTTCTTCGACTGCATGCCCGCCAGCCAGCGCACGGCGCGCTCCACGGCGGCGTCGACGCGCGCCTGGTCGGGATGGGCGACGCGGCGCAGGGCCAGGACGACCTCCGCGGTGTCGTCGGTGTCGGGGTAGTTGTCGTTGTGGAACTCGAACGCCCAGCCGCCGGGGGTGAGTCCGGGGCGGCGTACGGACCAGTCGCCGGTGGCCAGCACCTGTTCCGCGAGCATCCAGTCGGCCGCCTTGACGAGCTGGGGGTGGTCGGCGGGCACGCCGGCGTCGGCGAGCGCGATGGTCGCCAGACAGGTGTCCCAGACCGGGGACTGGCACGCCTCGATCATCCGGACCGGGCCGTCGACGGGCGTGTCTCCCGCGTCACTCGCGGCGCCGGTGTCCGCCGCGGGCTTCTCCGCGGCGTCGGTCCAGACCGCGAAGCGGTCCAGGGATTCCAGCCCGGCCTTCAGCACCGGGTGGTCGAGGTCGTAGCCGAGCAGGTGCAGCGCCATCACCGAGTAGACGGCGGGCGGCTGGATCCCGCCCCAGCAGCCGTCGCTCTCCTGGCGCTCGATGATCCAGCGGGCGCAACTGCGCAGCGCCGCCTTGCGCAGCGGGCGCACCGCGACCTTGCGGTACACGTGCAGCGCCCGGTCCAGCCGCTGGAACAGGCCGTCCCAGCTCGTCGCCGGCGCGTGCGGCCGGGACGGGTTGGGCACGGCGGGGTCGGTGTGCAGCTCGTCGAGGGAGAACGGGGCGGGGTGCACGGGGCGCTTGGCGGAGACGACGGTCAGCGGCACGACCGTCTGCCGGGCCCAGCAGCCGAAGTCGTAGATGTTCAGCGGGAACCAGGAGGGCAGGTAGATCAGCTCGGGCGGCAGCTCGGGCAGGTCCTCCCAGCGCCACCAGCCGAAGAGCGCCAGCCAGATGCGGGTGAAGACGCGGGTGGCGGCGATGCCGCCGTGCGCGCGCACCCAGTCGGCGGCCCGCGCCATGTGCTCCTCGTCGGGCGCGTCGCCGGCGAGCCGCAGCGCGACGTACGCCTCGACGGTCGCGGAGACGTCGCCGGGGCCGCCGTAGAACGTCGCCCAGGCGCCCTCCGGGCCCTGCTCACCGCGGATGAAGCGGGCGGCGGCGCCGGTGGTGTGCTCGTCCCGTACGCCCAGGAACTCGCGGAGCAGCAGATCCTCGGCGTCCATGGTGACGTTGGTCTCCAGGTCGCCCTTCCACCAGCCTTCGACGTCCTGCCGGCCGAGCAGGTTGGCGCTCGCCCGCTCGACGGCCTGCCTCGCGGCCAGTAAGGCAGCCGCCGCCCCTGCGGGGGCGGTGTCGGTTGCGTTGCCGCCATCGGCAGTGGCTTTCATGCACACCCCTTTCGAAGGGACGTCCGGACCCGGGGCCCGGGCGTCGGTGTCAGTGCCGGCGTACGACGACGAAGTCGGCGAGTGCGACGAACCGTTCACGGATGTCGTCGGGCATCTTCACCCCGTCGAGCGAGGCGAGAGCGCTCTCGTGCTGCCTCTGTGCCTCCTCCTGAGTCCACCGGCGCCCCCCGGCTTCTTCGATCAACGCGGCCCGGGCAGCGAATTCTTCCTCGTCGAAGTCACTTTTTGCATCGGTATTTCGGTCGTCGGCGCGTTTGGCGTCGGCGGCGAGCGTGTTCGCCAGTTCCGCGGAGGCCGGGCCGCCCGCGGCGAGCGCCGCGCACACCGGCAGGGACTTCTTGCGCTGGCGCAGATCGCTCCAGGTCTGCTTGCCGGTGACGGCGGGCTCGCCCCAGATGCCGAGCACGTCGTCGACGGCCTGGAAGGCCAGGCCCAGATAGAGGCCGAACCGCTCCAGACCGTCGGCCGCCTCGTCGCCCGCGCCGGCGAGCACGGCGCCGATGGAGCAGGCGCAGGCGAGCAGCGCGCCGGTCTTGTTGCCCTCCATCTCCAGGCACTCGGCCACGCTGACGCTCTCGCGGTGCTCGTACGAGATGTCCTGTGCCTGGCCGTCGATGAGCCTGCGGGTGGCGGTGTTCAGCCGGCGGGCGGCGCGCGCCGCCTCGGGCGTGTCGAGCTCCAGCAGCAGTTCGCAGGCGAGCGCGAAGAGGGCGTCGCCGACGAGGATGGCCTGCGCGGGGCCGTGCACCTTCCACACCGTGTCGCGGTGGCGCCGCTGCTCGTCGCCGTCCATCAGGTCGTCGTGCAGGAGGGAGAAGTTGTGCACCAGCTCCACGGCGACGGCACCGGGAACGCCGGTCTCCGGGGAGGCGCCGGCGGCCTCGGCGGCGAGCAGCGAGAGGAGGGGGCGTACGGCCTTGCCGCTGTCTCCGTCAGTGGGGTTGCCCAGCGCGTCGATCCAGCCGAAGTGGTAGGCGGCGACGGTGTCCATGGGGGGTACGAGCCGGTCGACGACGGTACGCAGCACGGGGTTGGTCAGCTCCCGGGCATGGTCCAGCAGGGCCAGGACTTCGGCGGCGCCGGGGGTGGCCGCGGTGTCGGTGTCCGGTTCTGGACGGGGCACGTTCTCTCCTCCGATGACGGATCTCAAACTGCTTCCAGCAGGTTCCGCGGCACTTCTCGACCCAGGCCGCCGAGGGTCTCGCGGACCGCGGCGAGGCCGCTGAGAACGGCGCTCTCCATGGTCGCGGGCCAGCCGGTGGCGGTCCACGCGCCCGCGAGTGCGAGGCCGGGCGCGTGGGTCCGGGGACCCGGGCGCAGCCGGCCGACGCCCGGTGCCGGGGCGAAGGTCGCGGTGCGCTCGCGGGTGACGAAGAAGTCGCGTACCTCGGCGCCGCGGGCGTCGGGCAGCAGCTTCGCCAGCTCGGGGAGGTAACGCTCGCGCAGCTCGCCGACGGGCCGCTCGATGTCGTCCTGCGCGGCGGACTGGGAGACCGCCACGTACTGGCAGCCCCGGCCCCCCGGGGTGCCGGCGAGGCCGGAGGTGTCCGTGCGGTCGAAGATCCACTGCACGGGGGTGTTGATCGCGGCGACGAACGGGGAGTGCAGCACCCGCCGGTCGTACACGACATGGAGGTTGAGGATGGGTGCGGTGCCGATCTGGAGCAGCCGGTTCTTGTGGTCGAGCGCGCCCGCCGGCAGCAGTCCGTGCGCCTCGCGCTGCGGTACGGCGAGGATCACGGCATCGGCGTCGAGTGTCGCGGGGGTGCCGCCCGCCCGTTCGGGTCCGGTGGCGACGTCGACCTGCCAGCCGCCGGCGGGGCCGCGGCGCAGCTCGGTGGCGCGGGTGCGCATCATGATGCGGGTGCCGGAGCGCTCCAGCCGGCGGCGGGCGAGCGTGTCGTGCAGTTCGCCGAGCGGTACCCGGGCCCAGCCGATGTCGGCGGCGCCGCGCTCGGTGAGCAGCCCGGTCCTGAAGACCATCACGGCCAGTCCCAGGGAGACCTGCGGAGCGAAGGCGTTGAGGGTGGCGACGCCGACCATGTCCCACAGCGCCGAGACGGCACGCGGCGACTGGCCGTGCTTGTGCAGCCAACTGGCGAAGTCCACGCCGTCCAGGGCGGGGTCTGCCGGGTCGAGCCGGCGCATCGCCAGCGCGGCGCGGCCCACGCTCGCCCGCTCCGCGAGTGACAGGTGCGGGTAGCGGGTGAGGCCGGCGGCGAGGTGCAGCGGCACCGGCAGGTCGGTGCGGCCGAGTGTGCCGGTGCGCGGGCCCGGGCCCTTGCGGGCCGGGGTGGCGGCGTCCAGCACGCGCACGTCCAGACGCTCCTGCAGCGGCGCGAGTCCGGCGCCGCCGACCTGGTCGAGGAACCAGCGGTACGCGGTGCAGCAACGCAGGTAGACATGCTGGCCGTTGTCGACGGACAACTCGCCGCGGCGGAAGGAGAAGGCGAGCCCGCCCAGGCGCGGCCGGCCTTCGAGGAGTGTGACGTCGACGCCGGAGTCGGCGAGTCCCATCGCGGCGGTCATCCCGGCGAGCCCGCCGCCGACGACCACGGCCCGCGGCCGTCTGTCCGGGCCGGGATCAGCCATCACCGGCCA from Streptomyces sp. CMB-StM0423 includes the following:
- a CDS encoding aspartate aminotransferase family protein, with translation MSFDIGALLAERGGERYDLHARYLNHQLPRMLHTLGFDRTYVRGQGAYFYDEEGRDYLDLLAGFGVMGLGRNHPVIRKTLHDVLDLDLADLTRFDCQPLPGLLAEKLLAYAPHLDRVFFSNSGTEAVETALKFARYATGKPRVLYCDQAFHGLTTGSLSVNGVDAFRDGFAPLLPDTSVPLGDLDALARELRAGDVAALVVEPIQGKGVHAPPPGYLRAARELLHKHGGLLVADEVQTGMGRTGEFFAYDHEEGVEPDLVCLAKALSGGYVPVGATLGREWIFKKVYSSMDRVLVHSASFGTNAPAMAAGLATLHVLEDERLVENARHTGDLLRTRLAGLIDRYELLHDVRGRGLMVGIEFGKPASLKLRGRWTLLQAARKGLFAQLIVVPLLQRHRILTQVSGDRQEVIKLLPPLVIGEAEVERFLDAFTSVMDEAHAGGGLIWEFGRTLAKQAVSGR
- the dxs gene encoding 1-deoxy-D-xylulose-5-phosphate synthase, whose amino-acid sequence is MPLLESIGGPSDLKALPPERLDELAGEIREFLVHAVARTGGHLGPNLGVVELTLALHRVFDSPADRILWDTGHQSYVHKLLTGRQDFAGLRGKGGLSGYPSRGESDHDVIENSHASTVLGWADGLAKANEVRGGSEHVVAVIGDGALTGGMAWEALNNIAAARDRPLVIVVNDNERSYSPTIGGLADHLATLRTTDGYERFLSWGKELLDRTPVVGRPLYDSLHGAKKGFKDAFAPQGMFEDLGLKYVGPVDGHDIAAVESALRRAKRFHGPVLVHCLTEKGRGYQPALEDEADHFHTVGVMDPFTCEPVAPAAAPSWTSVFSDELVRIGAEREDVVAITAAMLHPTGLAAFAAAYPERVWDVGIAEQHAAVSAAGLATGGLHPVVAVYATFLNRAFDQVLMDVALHRCGVTFVLDRAGVTGPDGASHHGMWDMSILQVVPGLRIAAPRDADQLRAQLGEAVAVGDAPTVVRFPRGTVSEPIPAIARIGGMDVLRRDEREDVLLVGVGAMASVCLETADLLAARGLGCTVVDPRWVKPVDGHLPPLADRFSTVAVVEDNCVASGVGAAVGRALRDAEVDVRLRTFGLPEEFLPHGTRAEVLAGAGLTPALIAAAVGGVPAARARKPARTREREESTR
- the hpnH gene encoding adenosyl-hopene transferase HpnH, which produces MAMPLRQSLKVAGYLFSQRTIKRREKFPLIVELEPLFACNLKCEGCGKIQHPAGVLKQRMPVAQAVGAVLESGAPMVSIAGGEPLMHPQIDEIVRQLVARKKFVFLCTNAMLLRKKLDKFEPSPYFAFAVHIDGLRERHDESVAKEGVFDEAVAAMKEAKRRGFRVTTNSTFFNTDTPQTVVEVLDYLNDDLQVDEMMISPAYAYEKAPDQEHFLGVEQTRELFKKAFADGNRKRWRLNHSPLFLDFLEGKVDFPCTAWAIPNYSLFGWQRPCYLMSDGYVPTYRELVEDTDWDKYGRGRDDRCANCMAHCGYEPTSILATTASLKESLRAARETVGGNRSRGGARTGGE
- a CDS encoding phosphorylase family protein, with the protein product MPDAPAPLLVVCALGIERRALASGTGRAEGAAGDAGPVDVLRTGMGPERAARAVARRLAEEPYREAPVIAAGFCAGLLPDMRPGDVVVADAVRPDGEAAETTGCPDNGPLLDALALLDARVHTGLLLGTDHVVRGAAGRTALRERGAVAVDMESAATLRTAAATSGTRPVAAVRVVVDAPEHELVRFGTLRGGIAAYRVLSSVLPAFFEWHRHVMIPRRRT
- the shc gene encoding squalene--hopene cyclase; amino-acid sequence: MKATADGGNATDTAPAGAAAALLAARQAVERASANLLGRQDVEGWWKGDLETNVTMDAEDLLLREFLGVRDEHTTGAAARFIRGEQGPEGAWATFYGGPGDVSATVEAYVALRLAGDAPDEEHMARAADWVRAHGGIAATRVFTRIWLALFGWWRWEDLPELPPELIYLPSWFPLNIYDFGCWARQTVVPLTVVSAKRPVHPAPFSLDELHTDPAVPNPSRPHAPATSWDGLFQRLDRALHVYRKVAVRPLRKAALRSCARWIIERQESDGCWGGIQPPAVYSVMALHLLGYDLDHPVLKAGLESLDRFAVWTDAAEKPAADTGAASDAGDTPVDGPVRMIEACQSPVWDTCLATIALADAGVPADHPQLVKAADWMLAEQVLATGDWSVRRPGLTPGGWAFEFHNDNYPDTDDTAEVVLALRRVAHPDQARVDAAVERAVRWLAGMQSKNGAWGAFDADNTSALPNKLPFCDFGEVIDPPSADVTAHVVEMLAGEKLGDDPHARRGVAWLLAEQEAAGGWFGRWGVNYVYGTGSAVPALVAAGLPTSHPAIRRAISWLESVQNEDGGWGEDLRSYPEPKWIARGDSTASQTGWALLALLAAGEHDSAAVERGVAWLARTQLPDGSWDEPQFTGTGFPWDFSINYHLYRMVFPLTALGRYLSATAGLTPAAGDGREV
- a CDS encoding polyprenyl synthetase family protein, with the protein product MPRPEPDTDTAATPGAAEVLALLDHARELTNPVLRTVVDRLVPPMDTVAAYHFGWIDALGNPTDGDSGKAVRPLLSLLAAEAAGASPETGVPGAVAVELVHNFSLLHDDLMDGDEQRRHRDTVWKVHGPAQAILVGDALFALACELLLELDTPEAARAARRLNTATRRLIDGQAQDISYEHRESVSVAECLEMEGNKTGALLACACSIGAVLAGAGDEAADGLERFGLYLGLAFQAVDDVLGIWGEPAVTGKQTWSDLRQRKKSLPVCAALAAGGPASAELANTLAADAKRADDRNTDAKSDFDEEEFAARAALIEEAGGRRWTQEEAQRQHESALASLDGVKMPDDIRERFVALADFVVVRRH
- the hpnE gene encoding hydroxysqualene dehydroxylase HpnE, which encodes MADPGPDRRPRAVVVGGGLAGMTAAMGLADSGVDVTLLEGRPRLGGLAFSFRRGELSVDNGQHVYLRCCTAYRWFLDQVGGAGLAPLQERLDVRVLDAATPARKGPGPRTGTLGRTDLPVPLHLAAGLTRYPHLSLAERASVGRAALAMRRLDPADPALDGVDFASWLHKHGQSPRAVSALWDMVGVATLNAFAPQVSLGLAVMVFRTGLLTERGAADIGWARVPLGELHDTLARRRLERSGTRIMMRTRATELRRGPAGGWQVDVATGPERAGGTPATLDADAVILAVPQREAHGLLPAGALDHKNRLLQIGTAPILNLHVVYDRRVLHSPFVAAINTPVQWIFDRTDTSGLAGTPGGRGCQYVAVSQSAAQDDIERPVGELRERYLPELAKLLPDARGAEVRDFFVTRERTATFAPAPGVGRLRPGPRTHAPGLALAGAWTATGWPATMESAVLSGLAAVRETLGGLGREVPRNLLEAV